In the genome of Takifugu rubripes chromosome 18, fTakRub1.2, whole genome shotgun sequence, one region contains:
- the prrt4b gene encoding proline-rich transmembrane protein 4 isoform X1, with protein sequence MLHLLRELAFCFWCAVLLHHRAVADEEAPWGPTPRREASSWRPKLDGPFRIPFYESSDNDRDAAALRTTTKGLPNISINAYLFVTPQPSSNHSGSSKERLLDPSGSGDGSSFEASEASDSSPQPTNVSNTGSEPLPTGTSDFPHGNNDSLVPDTPTSASVRNTLFTNIPTSTSSPEQHATHTHPLWGTTQTAGRSMGAAPRHLPEDITQRIYSMVAPETTVPTALMWAEAHTTTIPGLVESLPTALPFPGPVTPPKSPQTTFVSTPRYSIITDAVVTEIRTPWGVSDLSVTETTSGQKQEQTGVITTSVGIDHKPALESLTSATPSQGVNVPIAGEPPKDKEAKEGEEDGVPSTPTAELVTVSQPPSTGVPQDGLDSDDLTSSLSASPNASLPDCNKERSGLCNRSDTWESSTTQDLKPPQNTSTTTTTNQSNNPFLIPAPLMLVPLYTDWNEAMAAWGLAWEAHVYGTGCAFVMLTLASALNLLCLPLRCPSGCGYFALVSLFLVAASATRSFSLLYDAYGHQDRLASTEASLMLYEAPFPCMTAGFGLVFLLLSMRSRMQLSYSAFQRPCFLACLVFLHFAAAFGPLTLQKFYQQKPPLCLFFSLISRGTFVALATFLSVAYFVFYIYVRADSKHIYHLNNTSPTPAERYNRCPFAESREWDRAAITVCLSALLSLACAGLQLYAILNAVGVAGGEEVFHPWPWWGFQFSCRLCELGVCLTLALVVSQPVYCSDHLPAAGSCWTELLASKSPILPGSYQWTLSQQEKLAIVDTVGLGETESLPLYTLMDERLGSSLNGLDLLYHSNRALAYRDLEFDLDLRGSEIPSGGAEEPSGGSSYTSDSTTDLRPPSPINLRRSIDEALFSEALFPMSLFGSTGPFRSSDLSMNKHCALPGNGLCDPLSTDPGLYRTSSCTDVASNAHHKTHGDTVVGAPPSPSLSSSSSGSSPEHWRGSSSSCSLYRASIGGSSLVLCPSPERQAPLQNGGTGHAPSYQTHTDLQRRYHTLGATSQESLDLDTSEADRSVQEEFITVCRQMDAVSVCSETIDL encoded by the exons ATGCTTCACCTCCTCAGGGAATTGGCCTTCTGCTTCTGGTGTGCCGTGTTGCTCCACCACCGGGCCGTGGCTGACGAGGAGGCCCCCTGGGGACCAACGCCACGGAGGGAAGCTTCGTCCTGGAGGCCAAAGCTTGATGGCCCGTTCCGTATCCCTTTTTACGAGAGCTCGGACAATGACCGCGATGCTGCTGCCCTGAGGACAACCACCAAAGGGCTACCAAATATTAGCATAAATGCTTATCTGTTTGTAACTCCCCAACCATCAAGTAACCATTCTGGATCCAGCAAGGAGCGCTTGCTGGATCCCTCTGGCTCAGGCGACGGGAGCAGTTTCGAAGCCTCTGAAGCATCCGACAGCTCACCTCAGCCCACCAATGTTTCAAATACGGGATCAGAGCCACTTCCCACAGGGACGTCAGACTTTCCACACGGCAACAACGACTCTCTTGTTCCAGACACTCCCACAAGTGCTTCTGTCAGAAACACACTGTTCACCAACATTCCCACCAGTACAAGCTCTCCTGAACAGcatgcaacacacacgcacccactaTGGGGCACTACACAAACAGCCGGGCGCAGCATGGGTGCTGCACCACGACACCTCCCCGAAGACATTACTCAACGGATCTATTCCATGGTAGCGCCAGAGACAACAGTTCCCACTGCTTTGATGTGGGCGGAGGCCCACACCACAACAATCCCAGGGCTGGTGGAAAGTCTCCCGACAGCTCTACCCTTTCCTGGTCCTGTCACCCCACCTAAGTCCCCACAGACCACATTTGTCAGTACTCCGCGATACTCCATCATTACGGATGCTGTGGTGACAGAGATCCGCACCCCCTGGGGTGTGTCTGACCTAAGTGTCACCGAGACCACGTCAGGGCAGAAGCAGGAACAGACGGGGGTAATCACCACCTCCGTGGGGATCGATCACAAGCCAGCGCTGGAATCTTTAACGAGCGCAACTCCGAGCCAAGGGGTTAATGTCCCAATAGCGGGAG AACCACCAAAGGATAAGGAAgcaaaggagggagaggaagacggCGTCCCCTCGACTCCAACCGCTGAGCTGGTAACGGTTTCTCAACCACCGAGCACAG GGGTCCCTCAAGACGGTCTCGACAGCGACGACTTGACATCCAGCCTAAGCGCCAGTCCAAACGCCTCCCTTCCGGACTGTAACAAAGAGCGATCCGGGCTCTGCAACCGCTCCGATACCTGGGAATCCTCAACCACCCAAGATCTCAAACCACCGCAgaacacctccaccaccaccaccaccaaccagTCCAACAACCCTTTCCTGATCCCAGCTCCACTCATGTTGGTTCCACTGTACACGGACTGGAACGAGGCCATGGCAGCTTGGGGCCTGGCCTGGGAGGCACACGTTTACGGCACTGGTTGCGCCTTTGTGATGCTAACGCTAGCCTCGGCCCTCAATCTGCTCTGCTTGCCGCTCAGATGCCCCTCGGGATGCGGCTACTTTGCACTGGTCAGTCTGTTCCTTGTAGCGGCCAGTGCTACCAGGTCTTTCTCCCTCTTATACGATGCCTACGGCCACCAAGACCGCTTGGCCTCTACAGAGGCCTCGCTCATGCTCTACGAAGCACCTTTTCCTTGCATGACTGCAGGGTTTGGTctggttttcctcctcctctcaatGCGTTCCAGGATGCAGCTCTCCTACTCAGCCTTCCAAAGACCCTGTTTTCTGGCCTGCCTGGTTTTCCTTCACTTTGCCGCCGCCTTTGGACCATTGACCTTGCAGAAGTTCTACCAGCAGAAGCCCCCCCTGTGCCTCTTCTTTTCCCTCATCTCACGTGGAACCTTTGTTGCCCTGGCCACATTTCTGTCCGTGGcctattttgtgttttacatCTACGTGAGGGCAGATTCGAAACACATCTACCAcctgaacaacacgtccccgACGCCTGCTGAGCGCTACAACCGCTGTCCCTTTGCAGAGAGCCGGGAGTGGGACCGTGCCGCCATCACTGTCTGCCTTTCCGCATTGCTGTCCTTGGCATGTGCGGGACTGCAGTTATATGCGATCCTGAACGCGGTGGGGGTGGCAGGGGGAGAGGAGGTCTTTCACCCTTGGCCCTGGTGGGGGTTCCAGTTCAGCTGCAGACTCTGCGAACTTGGCGTCTGTCTAACTTTGGCACTGGTGGTGTCACAACCTGTCTACTGTTCCGACCACCTCCCTgctgcagggagctgctggactgAGCTCTTGGCCTCCAAGTCCCCCATCCTGCCAGGGAGCTACCAGTGGACCCTGAGCCAGCAGGAGAAGCTTGCCATCGTTGATACTGTTGGGCTCGGCGAGACCGAGAGTCTACCTCTGTACACTCTGATGGACGAGAGGCTCGGCAGCAGCCTGAATGGCCTTGACCTTCTCTATCACAGCAATCGGGCTTTAGCGTACAGAGACCTCGAGTTCGATTTGGACCTGCGGGGTTCAGAGATACCGAGCGGGGGTGCTGAAGAGCCCTCTGGAGGATCCTCATACACAAGTGACTCCACCACAGACCTGCGGCCACCTTCACCCATCAACCTGCGTCGCAGCATAGACGAGGCGCTCTTCAGTGAAGCTCTCTTTCCCATGAGCCTCTTCGGCTCCACCGGACCTTTTCGCAGCAGCGATCTGTCCATGAATAAGCACTGTGCACTTCCCGGTAATGGTCTCTGTGATCCCCTCTCAACCGACCCCGGCCTCTATCGAACTTCCTCCTGCACTGACGTGGCCTCAAACGCCCACCATAAAACTCACGGAGACACCGTTGTTGGTGCTCCACCGTCTCCATCCCTGTCCTCATCCTCCAGCGGTTCCTCTCCTGAACACTGGCGGgggagctcctcctcctgttccctcTACCGAGCCTCCATCGGAGGCTCCTCGCTGGTGCTGTGCCCAAGCCCGGAGAGGCAGGCGCCTCTGCAAAACGGTGGCACAGGCCACGCTCCATCCTACCAGACCCACACCGACCTGCAGAGGCGCTATCACACGCTGGGGGCCACCTCCCAGGAGAGCCTGGACTTGGACACGTCCGAGGCGGACCGATCGGTGCAAGAGGAGTTCATCACCGTCTGCAGACAGATGGACGCCGTGAGCGTCTGCAGCGAGACCATCGACTTATAA
- the LOC101078410 gene encoding uncharacterized protein — translation MGNLPLPTRVFRAPAVPEPIPEGKFLSSRISSGITYFYAPFSGDSACSANVPLRNSSSSSSPPLTPLLSHVDTTTPSQHRLDVAPTSRPLLLFFSWLGAQPGPVSKYRDLYLNRGMDVLVIQSGVMHFLWPRWGLSYGLEVLKLLEEPQFSGRAVLVHATSIGGYTFTQILTHIARGRKEHAGLAQRVIGHVYDSLVFGTLEHMAIGLGKTLVPRFEGFVKNAALLYFWLFKRQTADVYDSSIQVFHNSPITSPALFFFSENDALCDQAVVEKCIDHWRRRGVSVASRKWKESIHAAHMRCHPEDYHSTLENFLNSLVFPL, via the exons ATGGGGAACCTGCCTCTGCCCACACG TGTCTTCAGGGCACCAGCTGTGCCTGAACCCATTCCTGAAGGGAAGTTCCTGTCCAGCAGAATCAGCAGCGGCATAACGTACTTTTACGCTCCGTTCTCGGGAGACTCAGCGTGTTCTGCCAATGTCCCCCTCagaaactcctcctcctcttccagtccTCCCCTCACTCCGTTGCTCTCGCATGTTGACACAACCACCCCCTCCCAGCACCGACTGGATGTTGCCCCGACTTCCCGTCCTCTCCTTCTGTTCTTTTCCTGGCTCGGCGCCCAGCCTGGACCCGTTTCCAAGTACAGGGACCTTTACCTGAACCGCGGTATGGATGTCCTTGTCATTCAGAGCGGCGTAATGCACTTCCTGTGGCCTCGATGGGGGCTCAGCTACGGGCTGGAGGTtctgaagctcctggaggagcctcAGTTCTCAGGGAGGGCAGTGCTGGTTCATGCCACCTCCATCGGGGGCTACACCTTCACCCAGATCCTCACCCACATCGCCCGTGGACGGAAAGAACACGCAGGCCTGGCCCAGAGGGTGATAGGACACGTCTATGACAGTTTAGTGTTTGGCACCCTGGAGCACATGGCGATAG GTCTGGGCAAAACTCTCGTGCCGCGCTTCGAAGGCTTTGTCAAAAACGCCGCTTTGCTTTACTTCTGGCTCTTCAAAAGGCAGACGGCGGACGTCTACGACAGCAGCATCCAGGTTTTCCACAACAGCCCCATCACATCGCCAGCGCTCTTCTTCTTCAGCGAGAATGACGCCCTGTGCGACCAAGCCGTCGTGGAGAAGTGCATCGaccactggaggaggaggggcgtaTCTGTGgcgagcaggaagtggaaagagTCCATCCACGCGGCCCACATGAGGTGCCACCCGGAGGACTACCACAGCACGCTGGAGAACTTCCTCAACTCGCTGGTTTTTCCTCTATGA
- the prrt4b gene encoding proline-rich transmembrane protein 4 isoform X2 produces MHTHTHTHAPGCQEPPKDKEAKEGEEDGVPSTPTAELVTVSQPPSTGVPQDGLDSDDLTSSLSASPNASLPDCNKERSGLCNRSDTWESSTTQDLKPPQNTSTTTTTNQSNNPFLIPAPLMLVPLYTDWNEAMAAWGLAWEAHVYGTGCAFVMLTLASALNLLCLPLRCPSGCGYFALVSLFLVAASATRSFSLLYDAYGHQDRLASTEASLMLYEAPFPCMTAGFGLVFLLLSMRSRMQLSYSAFQRPCFLACLVFLHFAAAFGPLTLQKFYQQKPPLCLFFSLISRGTFVALATFLSVAYFVFYIYVRADSKHIYHLNNTSPTPAERYNRCPFAESREWDRAAITVCLSALLSLACAGLQLYAILNAVGVAGGEEVFHPWPWWGFQFSCRLCELGVCLTLALVVSQPVYCSDHLPAAGSCWTELLASKSPILPGSYQWTLSQQEKLAIVDTVGLGETESLPLYTLMDERLGSSLNGLDLLYHSNRALAYRDLEFDLDLRGSEIPSGGAEEPSGGSSYTSDSTTDLRPPSPINLRRSIDEALFSEALFPMSLFGSTGPFRSSDLSMNKHCALPGNGLCDPLSTDPGLYRTSSCTDVASNAHHKTHGDTVVGAPPSPSLSSSSSGSSPEHWRGSSSSCSLYRASIGGSSLVLCPSPERQAPLQNGGTGHAPSYQTHTDLQRRYHTLGATSQESLDLDTSEADRSVQEEFITVCRQMDAVSVCSETIDL; encoded by the exons atgcacacccacacacacacacacgcaccaggaTGTCAGG AACCACCAAAGGATAAGGAAgcaaaggagggagaggaagacggCGTCCCCTCGACTCCAACCGCTGAGCTGGTAACGGTTTCTCAACCACCGAGCACAG GGGTCCCTCAAGACGGTCTCGACAGCGACGACTTGACATCCAGCCTAAGCGCCAGTCCAAACGCCTCCCTTCCGGACTGTAACAAAGAGCGATCCGGGCTCTGCAACCGCTCCGATACCTGGGAATCCTCAACCACCCAAGATCTCAAACCACCGCAgaacacctccaccaccaccaccaccaaccagTCCAACAACCCTTTCCTGATCCCAGCTCCACTCATGTTGGTTCCACTGTACACGGACTGGAACGAGGCCATGGCAGCTTGGGGCCTGGCCTGGGAGGCACACGTTTACGGCACTGGTTGCGCCTTTGTGATGCTAACGCTAGCCTCGGCCCTCAATCTGCTCTGCTTGCCGCTCAGATGCCCCTCGGGATGCGGCTACTTTGCACTGGTCAGTCTGTTCCTTGTAGCGGCCAGTGCTACCAGGTCTTTCTCCCTCTTATACGATGCCTACGGCCACCAAGACCGCTTGGCCTCTACAGAGGCCTCGCTCATGCTCTACGAAGCACCTTTTCCTTGCATGACTGCAGGGTTTGGTctggttttcctcctcctctcaatGCGTTCCAGGATGCAGCTCTCCTACTCAGCCTTCCAAAGACCCTGTTTTCTGGCCTGCCTGGTTTTCCTTCACTTTGCCGCCGCCTTTGGACCATTGACCTTGCAGAAGTTCTACCAGCAGAAGCCCCCCCTGTGCCTCTTCTTTTCCCTCATCTCACGTGGAACCTTTGTTGCCCTGGCCACATTTCTGTCCGTGGcctattttgtgttttacatCTACGTGAGGGCAGATTCGAAACACATCTACCAcctgaacaacacgtccccgACGCCTGCTGAGCGCTACAACCGCTGTCCCTTTGCAGAGAGCCGGGAGTGGGACCGTGCCGCCATCACTGTCTGCCTTTCCGCATTGCTGTCCTTGGCATGTGCGGGACTGCAGTTATATGCGATCCTGAACGCGGTGGGGGTGGCAGGGGGAGAGGAGGTCTTTCACCCTTGGCCCTGGTGGGGGTTCCAGTTCAGCTGCAGACTCTGCGAACTTGGCGTCTGTCTAACTTTGGCACTGGTGGTGTCACAACCTGTCTACTGTTCCGACCACCTCCCTgctgcagggagctgctggactgAGCTCTTGGCCTCCAAGTCCCCCATCCTGCCAGGGAGCTACCAGTGGACCCTGAGCCAGCAGGAGAAGCTTGCCATCGTTGATACTGTTGGGCTCGGCGAGACCGAGAGTCTACCTCTGTACACTCTGATGGACGAGAGGCTCGGCAGCAGCCTGAATGGCCTTGACCTTCTCTATCACAGCAATCGGGCTTTAGCGTACAGAGACCTCGAGTTCGATTTGGACCTGCGGGGTTCAGAGATACCGAGCGGGGGTGCTGAAGAGCCCTCTGGAGGATCCTCATACACAAGTGACTCCACCACAGACCTGCGGCCACCTTCACCCATCAACCTGCGTCGCAGCATAGACGAGGCGCTCTTCAGTGAAGCTCTCTTTCCCATGAGCCTCTTCGGCTCCACCGGACCTTTTCGCAGCAGCGATCTGTCCATGAATAAGCACTGTGCACTTCCCGGTAATGGTCTCTGTGATCCCCTCTCAACCGACCCCGGCCTCTATCGAACTTCCTCCTGCACTGACGTGGCCTCAAACGCCCACCATAAAACTCACGGAGACACCGTTGTTGGTGCTCCACCGTCTCCATCCCTGTCCTCATCCTCCAGCGGTTCCTCTCCTGAACACTGGCGGgggagctcctcctcctgttccctcTACCGAGCCTCCATCGGAGGCTCCTCGCTGGTGCTGTGCCCAAGCCCGGAGAGGCAGGCGCCTCTGCAAAACGGTGGCACAGGCCACGCTCCATCCTACCAGACCCACACCGACCTGCAGAGGCGCTATCACACGCTGGGGGCCACCTCCCAGGAGAGCCTGGACTTGGACACGTCCGAGGCGGACCGATCGGTGCAAGAGGAGTTCATCACCGTCTGCAGACAGATGGACGCCGTGAGCGTCTGCAGCGAGACCATCGACTTATAA